The following are encoded in a window of Clostridium thermarum genomic DNA:
- a CDS encoding ATP synthase subunit C, which yields MIIISLLTFILVVSTVTYGLVQKSKADLCGKARLKKAIGINLAMFIPVMCGALILLIPDVVRAAGDAGLSNPQGLGYLAAALSTGLATIGTGYAVGTVGSAALGAVSEDPKLFGKTLIYVGLGEGIAIYGLIISIMILNTL from the coding sequence ATGATTATAATTTCTTTATTAACATTTATATTAGTAGTTTCAACAGTGACCTATGGCTTGGTTCAAAAATCTAAGGCGGACTTGTGTGGGAAGGCACGGCTAAAAAAGGCAATAGGCATCAATCTCGCAATGTTTATTCCGGTTATGTGCGGAGCCTTGATTTTATTGATACCCGATGTGGTAAGGGCAGCTGGTGATGCAGGACTTTCAAATCCACAAGGCTTAGGCTATTTGGCTGCTGCCTTGAGTACGGGCCTTGCGACCATAGGTACAGGTTATGCGGTTGGAACTGTAGGCTCAGCAGCCTTGGGCGCTGTTTCTGAAGATCCTAAACTATTTGGTAAGACACTTATCTATGTGGGACTAGGAGAAGGTATTGCCATTTACGGTCTTATTATTTCAATTATGATACTAAATACTCTATAG
- a CDS encoding V-type ATP synthase subunit F — protein sequence MKTFLISDNVDTYVGLRIAGINGIVLHNKDEIEFIMDKLIQDKELGIIILTEKAAAVVQDKLREIKLRSTLPLIVEIPDRHGSYKGKDAMLNYIKDSIGLKI from the coding sequence ATGAAGACATTTTTGATCAGTGATAATGTGGATACTTACGTTGGACTAAGGATAGCAGGAATCAATGGTATTGTACTGCACAATAAGGACGAAATTGAATTCATAATGGATAAACTCATACAGGATAAGGAATTAGGAATCATTATTTTAACTGAAAAAGCCGCTGCTGTTGTGCAGGACAAGTTAAGGGAAATAAAGCTAAGAAGTACCTTGCCGCTTATAGTTGAGATACCGGACAGGCATGGCAGCTATAAGGGAAAAGATGCAATGTTAAATTATATTAAGGATTCAATAGGCTTAAAAATATGA
- a CDS encoding V-type ATP synthase subunit E: protein MTTIEDKIRLFSKIIYDKIKADKQAEFDSFEREREQKLEELKKHLEENTQEEIKEASKKAKLKAVEKISKEKIKFQQMQMSLREDMQKQINQALEKRILDYVETAEYENLSLKLLEDVIDKLGEDNYILYLTRKDGERLSEKIISFCCGKGVAIVIREAENDILGGFLLEDSDRKYRIDNSLSNKLLQLRDFIGLSINESLR, encoded by the coding sequence TTGACTACTATTGAAGATAAAATCAGACTATTTTCAAAAATTATATACGACAAGATTAAGGCAGATAAACAAGCCGAATTTGATAGCTTTGAAAGGGAAAGAGAACAGAAATTAGAGGAACTTAAGAAACATTTGGAGGAGAATACCCAGGAAGAGATAAAGGAAGCTTCTAAAAAGGCCAAGTTAAAGGCGGTAGAAAAGATATCAAAAGAGAAAATCAAGTTTCAGCAGATGCAAATGTCCCTTAGGGAAGATATGCAGAAGCAAATCAACCAGGCCCTGGAAAAAAGAATACTTGACTATGTAGAAACAGCTGAATATGAGAACTTGTCTTTGAAGTTGTTGGAAGATGTAATAGATAAGTTGGGAGAGGATAATTACATTTTATATCTGACGAGAAAAGATGGGGAGCGGCTCAGTGAAAAAATAATTTCTTTTTGCTGTGGTAAAGGTGTAGCAATAGTGATAAGGGAAGCTGAGAATGATATTTTAGGTGGCTTCCTCCTAGAAGATAGCGATAGAAAATATAGAATTGACAATTCCTTGAGTAATAAGTTGCTTCAGTTAAGGGACTTTATAGGGTTGAGTATCAACGAGAGCTTGAGATAG
- a CDS encoding V-type ATP synthase subunit A: MEGRNKKGYICGINGPVVVAEKMTGFGMREMVMVGEKKLIGEIIILEGDNATIQVYEETAGLKVGEEITATGRPLSLKLGPGILGNIFDGIQRPLLRIDEISQGFIPEGIGLITLDSDKLWDVEVTVEEGQYLKAGSVYAVVQETPLIKHKLMLPPGMEGTVTKALPSGSYNIETKIIAIKHSYGTEELKLYQMWPVRVPRPVRCRKSIEIPLITGQRILDTFFPIAKGGTVAIPGGFGTGKTMTQHQLAKWSDADVIVYIGCGERGNEMTEVLEDFPKLVDPKTGLPLMKRTVLIANTSNMPVAAREASIYTGITIAEYYRDMGLHVAIMADSTSRWAEALREISGRLEEMPAEEGYPAYLSSRLAEFYERAGYVENLNGTDGSITVIGAVSPAGGDFSEPVTQNTKRFVSAFLSLDRKLAYSRHYPAINWLSSYSGYIPLLKEWYEENVAKDMIPSRNKMMKILSEESKLQEIVKLVGEDVLPDDQRLILETAKLIKVAFLQQNAYHAEDTYVPLNKQYKMLKVIEKFYDLAYKNIKIGAPISKVKDKSIFEEINKMKYNVSNTDLSKLDELENRIESFYEGLYKNYEQEGLL; the protein is encoded by the coding sequence GTGGAAGGTAGAAATAAAAAAGGTTATATATGTGGTATAAACGGACCGGTAGTTGTGGCTGAGAAGATGACAGGTTTTGGCATGAGAGAGATGGTTATGGTTGGTGAGAAAAAGTTAATAGGCGAAATAATAATACTTGAAGGTGATAATGCAACTATACAAGTTTATGAAGAAACCGCTGGCCTAAAGGTTGGGGAGGAAATAACCGCAACAGGAAGACCACTTAGTTTAAAGCTTGGGCCAGGTATACTGGGCAATATTTTTGACGGTATACAACGGCCACTATTGAGAATAGATGAAATTTCTCAGGGGTTTATCCCTGAGGGCATAGGTCTTATAACCTTGGACAGTGATAAATTGTGGGATGTAGAAGTAACCGTTGAAGAAGGCCAATATCTTAAAGCGGGCAGTGTATATGCTGTTGTTCAGGAAACGCCTTTAATAAAGCATAAGCTAATGTTACCGCCGGGGATGGAAGGCACAGTAACAAAAGCACTGCCAAGTGGATCTTATAATATAGAAACAAAGATAATAGCTATAAAGCATAGCTATGGAACAGAAGAGCTCAAATTGTATCAGATGTGGCCCGTCAGAGTTCCCAGACCGGTAAGGTGCAGAAAATCCATAGAAATACCATTGATTACCGGTCAAAGAATACTGGATACTTTCTTTCCCATAGCTAAAGGAGGGACTGTTGCTATACCCGGTGGTTTTGGTACGGGAAAAACCATGACCCAACACCAGCTTGCCAAGTGGTCTGATGCAGATGTCATCGTATATATAGGCTGCGGAGAAAGAGGCAATGAGATGACAGAAGTGTTGGAAGATTTCCCTAAGTTAGTGGATCCTAAAACCGGACTCCCCTTGATGAAAAGAACGGTTTTGATAGCAAATACCTCAAATATGCCGGTTGCTGCAAGAGAAGCCAGCATCTACACCGGAATTACAATTGCTGAATACTATCGAGATATGGGACTTCATGTAGCAATAATGGCAGATTCTACCTCCAGATGGGCTGAGGCACTGAGGGAGATTTCCGGAAGATTGGAAGAGATGCCTGCGGAGGAGGGATATCCGGCTTATTTATCCTCTAGGTTGGCTGAATTTTATGAAAGAGCCGGATATGTTGAGAATTTAAATGGAACTGATGGATCCATAACAGTAATAGGGGCAGTATCCCCTGCCGGTGGAGACTTTTCTGAACCTGTTACCCAAAATACAAAACGATTTGTAAGTGCTTTTTTAAGTCTAGACAGAAAACTGGCTTATTCAAGACACTATCCCGCAATAAACTGGTTATCCAGCTATAGCGGTTACATTCCACTGCTAAAGGAATGGTACGAGGAAAATGTGGCAAAGGATATGATACCTTCAAGAAATAAAATGATGAAGATATTATCGGAAGAAAGTAAACTCCAGGAGATAGTAAAGCTGGTTGGCGAGGACGTGCTGCCGGATGATCAAAGACTGATCTTGGAGACAGCTAAACTCATAAAGGTAGCATTTCTTCAGCAAAATGCCTATCATGCTGAAGACACTTATGTGCCGCTGAATAAGCAATATAAAATGCTGAAGGTCATTGAGAAATTTTATGACCTGGCATACAAGAACATAAAAATTGGAGCTCCCATCTCCAAGGTCAAGGATAAGAGCATTTTTGAAGAGATCAATAAAATGAAATACAATGTTTCCAATACAGATCTATCAAAACTAGATGAACTTGAGAATAGGATAGAAAGTTTTTATGAAGGGCTATATAAGAATTATGAACAGGAGGGACTGCTTTGA
- a CDS encoding V-type ATP synthase subunit B, with translation MKKEYLILDKIKGPLLILSGVENAAYDEMVDIVVEGRYRKKGRVVQIYEDKVVIQIFEATTGMSVDNCAVTFTGRPLEIALSREILGREFNGIGAPRDGGNEIYSSKKYNINGRPMNPVARKYPRNYIQTGISSIDCLTTLIRGQKLPIFTGNGMPHNELASQIIRQATISGANSENFAIVFAAMGLKHDDADFFRRSFLEAGVLDRVVTYMNLADDPIVERITTPRCALTAAEYLAFEEGMHILVIMNDLTNYCEALREISSLKEEVPSRKGYPGYLYSDLASLYERAGMMEGKNGSITQIPIVSMPNDDITHPIPDLTGFITEGQIVLSRALYQKDLYPPVNILPSLSRLMKDGIGEGYTREDHAEVASQIFSAYSRVQEIIALAQVIGEDELSDTDKLYMEFGRALEEKFLKQGYEENRTITETLDIAWKVLSILPKTELDRISPAIIEKYYLILNQ, from the coding sequence TTGAAAAAGGAATACTTAATCCTGGACAAGATAAAAGGTCCTCTTCTAATACTCTCAGGAGTTGAAAATGCTGCCTATGACGAGATGGTAGATATAGTTGTAGAGGGAAGATACCGAAAAAAAGGAAGGGTAGTTCAAATATATGAAGACAAGGTTGTCATTCAGATATTTGAGGCAACAACAGGGATGTCTGTAGACAACTGTGCTGTTACCTTCACCGGACGTCCCCTGGAAATAGCATTGAGCAGAGAAATACTGGGTCGTGAATTTAATGGTATCGGTGCTCCACGGGATGGAGGAAATGAAATCTACAGCAGCAAAAAATATAACATCAACGGTAGGCCAATGAATCCAGTTGCCAGAAAATATCCAAGAAACTATATCCAGACGGGAATTTCCTCCATAGATTGTTTAACCACACTCATAAGGGGGCAGAAGTTGCCTATATTTACTGGTAATGGGATGCCTCATAACGAACTGGCCTCTCAGATTATTAGACAGGCGACCATCAGTGGAGCCAATAGTGAAAACTTTGCAATAGTTTTTGCGGCCATGGGCCTAAAACATGATGATGCAGATTTTTTCAGAAGGAGCTTTCTAGAAGCCGGAGTATTAGACCGAGTGGTTACATACATGAACTTGGCTGATGACCCAATTGTTGAAAGAATTACAACACCCCGCTGTGCCCTTACAGCAGCAGAATACCTTGCCTTTGAAGAAGGCATGCACATTTTAGTAATCATGAATGACCTCACAAATTACTGCGAAGCTTTGAGAGAAATATCTTCTTTAAAAGAAGAAGTGCCTAGCAGAAAGGGCTACCCCGGATATCTATATTCAGATTTGGCCTCCCTTTATGAAAGAGCCGGTATGATGGAGGGGAAAAACGGATCAATAACTCAGATACCAATAGTGTCCATGCCAAATGACGATATTACACACCCCATACCTGATTTAACGGGCTTTATTACTGAAGGCCAAATAGTTCTCAGCAGAGCCTTGTACCAAAAGGACTTATATCCACCGGTGAATATACTGCCTTCACTGTCCAGACTGATGAAGGATGGCATAGGTGAAGGATATACCAGGGAAGACCATGCAGAAGTGGCCAGCCAAATCTTTTCAGCCTATTCCAGAGTACAGGAAATAATAGCTCTGGCTCAAGTAATAGGGGAAGATGAACTTTCAGATACAGATAAGTTATATATGGAATTTGGCAGAGCCCTGGAAGAGAAGTTTCTAAAACAAGGCTATGAGGAAAACAGAACCATAACAGAAACTCTTGACATAGCCTGGAAGGTACTTTCAATACTGCCTAAAACGGAACTTGACAGAATCAGCCCAGCCATTATTGAAAAATACTATTTAATTCTTAATCAGTAA
- a CDS encoding V-type ATP synthase subunit D → MENIAPTKSNLISAQSSLEFSQKGYELLDKKRNVLIREMMSYVDRAERLQNSVNDIFGAAYDALRKANITVGISTVEDIALAIPEEKNFDIIYKSVMGVEVPHIRYTKKEIQPEYGFYRSNSAMDLAYEKFNEVKYLIYELAEVENAIFKLAMEIKKTQKRANALENIQIPKFKEIVKYIGEVLEEKEREDFFRLKVVKNNKES, encoded by the coding sequence ATGGAAAACATTGCGCCTACCAAATCCAATCTCATAAGTGCTCAGAGCTCTTTGGAGTTTTCCCAAAAGGGCTATGAGCTTTTGGATAAAAAACGAAATGTACTTATTCGAGAGATGATGTCTTATGTTGATAGGGCAGAAAGGCTTCAAAATAGTGTAAATGACATTTTCGGAGCTGCATATGATGCGCTGAGAAAGGCTAATATTACCGTAGGAATCTCCACAGTAGAGGATATAGCCTTAGCAATACCAGAGGAGAAAAACTTTGACATTATATATAAAAGTGTTATGGGCGTTGAGGTTCCTCATATAAGGTACACCAAGAAAGAAATTCAGCCTGAATATGGCTTTTATAGGAGCAATTCTGCTATGGACCTTGCCTACGAAAAGTTTAATGAGGTAAAGTATCTTATTTATGAGTTGGCAGAAGTGGAAAATGCCATTTTTAAACTGGCCATGGAGATCAAGAAGACCCAAAAAAGAGCTAATGCACTGGAAAATATACAAATTCCTAAATTCAAGGAGATCGTAAAGTATATTGGAGAAGTACTGGAGGAGAAAGAAAGAGAGGATTTTTTCAGACTCAAGGTGGTTAAGAACAATAAAGAGAGTTAA
- a CDS encoding 2-hydroxyacyl-CoA dehydratase, translating into MEEKYHLGMDVGSTTVKMVILDKNYKIVFSEYRRHFSDIKKTIIDLFQEAYDRFSNSEVTIMVTGSGGMSVSKWMNISFIQEVIACTHTVETYIPETDVAIELGGEDAKITYFKGGLEQRMNGTCAGGTGAFIDQMASLLQTDALGLNELAKNYKVIYPIAARCGVFAKTDIQPLLNEGAAKEDIAASIFQSVVNQTISGLACGKPIKGNVAFLGGPLYFLSELRKRFKETLNLNEEQVIFPENSQLFVAMGAALKSSDLLPQLFSDVINRVSSIGEVKDVEIPRLRPLFKDEEELAEFKARHKEHRAVRGDLTSYSGKAYIGIDAGSTTTKAVLIGDEGQLLYSYYGSNQGSPLNQVVFILKDLYSKLPEKVVIANAAVTGYGEALIQEALKVDIGEIETIAHYKAADFFLPGVDFILDIGGQDMKCLRIKDGVIDSILLNEACSSGCGSFIETFAHSLSMSVDSFAKEALKSQHPVDLGSRCTVFMNSRVKQAQKEGASVGDISGGLSYSVIKNALQKVIKIRNSEEMGKKIIVQGGTFYNDAVLRSFELVAGRNAVRPDIAGLMGAFGAALIAMERWSEGHTSSILGEDMLEDFKYESSMKRCGLCGNNCLLTINIFNDGGQFISGNRCERGLGIVEKKEEIPNLYDYKYKRLFKYKPLKKEEAKRGTVGIPRVLNIYENYPFWFTLFTSLGFRVELSQRSSKEVYELGIETIPSESVCYPAKIVHGHIMSLFNRGIDFIFYPSIPFERKEDKNADNHYNCPIVTSYPEVIKNNMDILKERKILFMNPFFSLNNKEKLKVRIFDELRSFNLTRKEVDLAVEAAWSERDNFERDIRAKGEETLEYLKKTGKKGIVLSGRPYHIDPEINHGIPNIITGFGMAVLTEDSVGHLATVERPLRVVDQWVYHSRLYRAATFVASQDNLELIQLNSFGCGLDAVTTDQVQEILQEKGKIYTVLKIDEGNNLAAARIRIRSLKAAMEERERNSYIRKPQLTKYRRVPFTKEMKKNHTILAPEMSPIHFQFLEVAFRESGYNVVVLPSIDKNAVEEGLKYVNNDACYPSIIVVGQIIEALKSGKYDLKNTSVMITQTGGGCRATNYIGFLRKALADAGYTDIPVISLNFVGLEKNPGFKIAPGLINKALIALTYGDLLMRVLYRVRPYEKIKGSANALYESWVEICKASVRSGDHKTFKNNIYSIVRDFDSLELCYVKKPKVGLVGEILVKFHPTANNSVVEIIENEGAEAVMPDLIDFLLYCSYDANFKYNYLEGTKKAQLARSVVVKGIEFYRKHMKEALSKSKRFEPPRSIEELAEGAYKILSLGNQTGEGWFLTAEMVELIESGVENIICMQPFACLPNHVTGKGMIKALKERYPLANITAVDYDPGASEVNQLNRIKLMLAAAFKNLELKGAEELQKNIAVDEVAGSKA; encoded by the coding sequence ATGGAGGAAAAGTATCATTTGGGGATGGATGTAGGATCAACCACAGTTAAGATGGTAATATTAGATAAGAACTATAAAATAGTTTTTAGCGAATACAGGAGACACTTTTCTGATATAAAAAAGACCATAATAGATTTATTTCAGGAAGCATATGATAGGTTTTCAAATAGTGAAGTGACGATTATGGTAACAGGCTCCGGAGGAATGTCTGTTTCAAAATGGATGAATATATCATTTATTCAGGAGGTTATTGCCTGTACTCATACTGTTGAAACTTATATACCTGAAACTGATGTGGCAATCGAGTTAGGGGGAGAAGATGCCAAAATAACATATTTTAAAGGTGGACTAGAGCAGAGGATGAATGGGACCTGTGCCGGGGGAACCGGGGCATTTATTGATCAGATGGCCTCTCTCCTCCAAACCGATGCCTTAGGCTTAAACGAGCTGGCCAAGAATTATAAGGTCATTTATCCTATAGCTGCCCGCTGCGGGGTTTTTGCTAAGACTGATATTCAGCCCTTACTAAATGAGGGAGCTGCCAAAGAAGATATTGCAGCATCTATATTTCAATCCGTAGTAAATCAAACTATCAGCGGTCTTGCCTGTGGGAAACCAATTAAAGGAAATGTTGCCTTTTTAGGCGGTCCCTTATACTTTTTATCTGAACTGAGAAAAAGATTTAAAGAAACCTTGAACTTAAACGAAGAACAGGTTATTTTTCCTGAAAACTCTCAACTTTTTGTAGCCATGGGTGCAGCACTTAAGTCTTCAGACCTATTGCCGCAGCTTTTCTCCGATGTTATAAACAGGGTATCGTCCATTGGTGAGGTTAAAGATGTAGAAATCCCAAGACTTAGACCCCTCTTTAAGGATGAAGAGGAACTGGCGGAGTTTAAAGCAAGACATAAGGAACATAGAGCGGTAAGGGGAGATTTAACCTCCTACTCAGGAAAGGCCTACATAGGCATAGATGCGGGATCTACAACAACAAAGGCAGTACTCATCGGTGATGAGGGACAGCTTTTATACTCATACTATGGCAGCAATCAAGGAAGTCCTTTGAATCAGGTTGTTTTTATATTAAAGGACCTGTATAGCAAACTGCCAGAAAAGGTGGTAATAGCTAATGCTGCTGTAACCGGCTATGGTGAGGCTTTAATCCAGGAGGCCTTAAAAGTAGATATCGGCGAAATTGAAACCATTGCTCACTATAAGGCAGCAGATTTTTTCCTTCCCGGAGTTGACTTTATATTAGATATTGGTGGACAAGATATGAAGTGTTTGAGAATAAAGGATGGGGTTATAGACAGTATTTTATTAAATGAGGCTTGTTCCTCAGGCTGCGGTTCCTTTATAGAAACCTTTGCCCATTCCTTGAGTATGTCTGTAGATAGCTTTGCAAAGGAAGCTTTGAAGTCTCAACATCCGGTGGACCTTGGTTCAAGATGCACTGTTTTCATGAACTCCAGAGTCAAGCAGGCTCAAAAGGAAGGAGCCTCTGTGGGAGATATATCCGGAGGTCTATCCTATTCGGTAATAAAAAATGCCCTGCAAAAGGTTATTAAGATTAGAAACTCGGAAGAAATGGGAAAGAAGATAATTGTGCAAGGAGGTACCTTTTACAACGATGCGGTACTTAGAAGTTTCGAGCTTGTGGCCGGCAGAAATGCTGTACGTCCTGACATTGCAGGCCTTATGGGGGCTTTTGGGGCAGCGTTGATTGCCATGGAAAGATGGTCTGAAGGACATACAAGCAGCATCCTTGGGGAAGATATGTTGGAGGACTTCAAGTACGAAAGCTCTATGAAACGCTGCGGCCTTTGCGGAAACAATTGTCTGTTAACTATCAATATTTTCAATGATGGGGGACAATTCATATCCGGAAACCGATGTGAAAGAGGTCTGGGCATTGTAGAGAAAAAAGAGGAAATACCTAACCTCTATGATTATAAGTATAAGAGGCTTTTTAAATATAAACCGCTGAAAAAGGAAGAAGCGAAAAGAGGTACAGTTGGTATACCTAGGGTTCTAAATATCTATGAAAATTATCCCTTCTGGTTTACACTGTTTACCAGCTTGGGCTTTAGAGTAGAGCTTTCACAAAGGTCATCCAAGGAAGTGTATGAGTTGGGAATTGAGACAATACCTTCAGAATCTGTATGCTATCCAGCCAAAATAGTTCATGGACACATAATGAGTTTATTTAACAGAGGTATTGATTTTATATTTTATCCTTCAATCCCCTTTGAGAGGAAGGAGGATAAAAATGCGGACAACCATTATAACTGTCCTATAGTTACATCTTATCCTGAAGTCATTAAGAATAACATGGATATTTTAAAGGAAAGAAAAATTCTATTTATGAATCCTTTCTTTTCATTAAATAATAAGGAAAAACTAAAAGTGAGGATTTTTGACGAATTAAGGAGTTTTAACCTTACCCGGAAAGAAGTTGATCTTGCTGTAGAAGCGGCCTGGAGTGAAAGAGATAACTTTGAGCGAGATATAAGGGCTAAGGGAGAAGAAACTTTGGAATACTTAAAGAAGACGGGTAAGAAGGGCATAGTGCTTAGTGGACGCCCATATCACATTGATCCTGAAATAAACCATGGCATACCCAATATTATTACAGGTTTTGGTATGGCCGTGTTAACAGAGGATTCCGTGGGTCACTTGGCTACTGTTGAAAGACCTTTGAGGGTAGTAGATCAATGGGTTTACCATTCCAGACTATATAGGGCTGCAACCTTTGTGGCTTCCCAGGATAATCTGGAATTAATTCAGTTAAATTCTTTTGGCTGCGGCTTAGATGCGGTAACCACAGACCAGGTTCAGGAAATATTGCAGGAAAAGGGGAAAATTTACACTGTATTAAAGATTGACGAGGGCAACAACCTGGCAGCTGCCAGAATAAGAATCAGATCCTTAAAGGCTGCTATGGAGGAGAGAGAAAGAAACTCTTACATCAGGAAGCCTCAGCTGACAAAGTACAGAAGAGTACCCTTCACAAAGGAGATGAAGAAAAATCACACCATCCTGGCACCTGAGATGTCTCCTATCCACTTTCAGTTTTTAGAGGTGGCTTTCAGAGAGTCAGGCTATAATGTGGTTGTATTACCGTCCATTGATAAAAATGCGGTGGAGGAAGGGTTAAAATATGTAAACAATGATGCCTGCTATCCTTCTATAATAGTGGTAGGCCAGATTATTGAAGCCTTAAAATCTGGTAAGTATGATCTAAAGAATACCTCAGTGATGATTACACAAACCGGCGGAGGCTGCAGAGCCACTAACTATATCGGATTCTTGAGAAAGGCCTTGGCGGATGCTGGCTATACAGATATTCCTGTAATATCTTTAAATTTTGTAGGACTAGAAAAAAACCCAGGATTTAAAATAGCACCGGGACTTATAAACAAGGCCTTGATTGCTTTAACCTATGGAGATTTACTCATGAGGGTTTTATATAGGGTAAGGCCCTATGAAAAAATTAAAGGTTCTGCCAATGCTTTGTATGAGAGCTGGGTAGAAATATGTAAAGCCTCGGTAAGAAGTGGAGACCATAAAACCTTCAAAAACAATATTTACAGTATTGTCAGAGATTTTGACAGCTTGGAACTGTGTTACGTGAAGAAACCTAAGGTTGGACTGGTAGGTGAAATACTGGTTAAGTTCCACCCAACTGCCAATAACAGTGTAGTTGAGATAATTGAAAATGAAGGAGCAGAGGCTGTGATGCCGGACCTTATAGATTTTCTACTTTATTGCTCCTATGATGCAAACTTTAAGTATAACTACTTGGAGGGGACTAAAAAAGCACAATTGGCAAGAAGTGTGGTGGTCAAAGGCATAGAATTTTATAGAAAACATATGAAAGAAGCCCTAAGCAAAAGTAAGCGCTTTGAACCTCCAAGATCTATAGAGGAGTTAGCGGAAGGAGCGTATAAGATACTGTCACTGGGAAATCAGACCGGGGAGGGCTGGTTCTTGACGGCGGAAATGGTTGAACTTATTGAAAGCGGTGTAGAAAATATTATCTGCATGCAGCCATTTGCCTGTCTGCCTAACCATGTAACTGGTAAGGGAATGATTAAGGCCTTAAAGGAAAGATACCCGCTGGCCAATATAACTGCAGTAGATTACGATCCCGGAGCCAGTGAAGTAAATCAGCTAAACCGAATAAAATTAATGCTGGCAGCCGCCTTTAAGAATTTGGAGCTTAAAGGGGCAGAGGAACTACAGAAGAATATTGCTGTTGACGAGGTTGCGGGAAGCAAAGCTTAA